In Humulus lupulus chromosome 6, drHumLupu1.1, whole genome shotgun sequence, a single genomic region encodes these proteins:
- the LOC133782969 gene encoding F-box protein SKIP1-like: MDNSEDGETESRSGQDWAELTHECLINILSRLTLEHRWLGPMFVCKSWMHACKDPSLHSAFDLETRFDSVLDSPRWWSTEFERKIDSMLRSVVVWSDGSLTQIRTRHCSDRSLSYAAERCLNLEALSIRSCANVTDASMAIVAFRCSLLREIDISYCYEISHESLALIGRNCPNLKILKRNLMNWLDPSQHVGVVPDEYLNACPQDGDAEAAAVGKYMPYLEHLELRFSKLTAKGFVSISEGCLDLEYLDLFGCANLTSRDIANGTTNLKNLKEVKRPNFYIPRSVFHTERYGHWRLYDERFQTDVFRI; encoded by the exons ATGGACAATAGTGAAGATGGAGAGACCGAGTCACGATCCGGTCAAGACTGGGCCGAGTTGACTCACGAGTGCCTGATCAACATCCTTTCTCGGCTCACCCTGGAGCACCGATGGCTTGGGCCCATGTTCGTCTGCAAGTCGTGGATGCACGCGTGCAAGGACCCGTCTCTTCACTCGGCGTTCGATCTCGAGACTCGGTTCGACTCGGTGCTCGACTCGCCTCGATGGTGGTCCACTGAGTTCGAGAGGAAGATCGATTCCATGCTCCGATCTGTCGTGGTCTGGAGCGATGGGTCGCTCACGCAGATTCGCACCAGGCACTGCTCTGACCGATCGCTCTCTTACGCTGCCGAAAG GTGTCTGAATCTTGAGGCTCTTTCAATAAGGAGCTGCGCCAATGTTACTGATGCTTCCATGGCTATAGTAGCTTTTCGGTGTTCCTTGCTTAGGGAGATTGACATTAGCTATTGCTATGAAATATCTCATGAATCTTTGGCCTTGATTGGAAGAAATTGTCCTAACCTTAAAATCCTCAAAAGGAACTTAATGAATTGGCTAGATCCTTCCCAACATGTTGGAGTTGTCCCAGATGAGTACCTAAACGCTTGCCCTCAAGATGGGGATGCTGAGGCTGCTGCAGTTGGGAAATATATGCCTTATTTGGAGCACCTTGAACTTCGGTTCTCCAAGTTAACGGCTAAAGGGTTTGTTTCCATATCCGAAGGGTGTTTGGATCTAGAGTACTTGGATTTGTTTGGGTGTGCAAACTTGACCAGTAGGGATATTGCAAATGGAACAACCAATCTGAAGAATCTGAAGGAGGTTAAAAGGCCTAACTTTTACATACCCAGGTCTGTTTTTCACACTGAGAGGTATGGTCACTGGAGGTTATATGATGAGAGATTCCAAACTGATGTGTTTAGAATCTAG
- the LOC133782970 gene encoding UPF0057 membrane protein At4g30660-like, with amino-acid sequence MPSRCEICCELLIAILLPPLGVCFRHGCCSVEFCICLLLTILGYVPGIIYALYAIVFIDRDQYFDDDRRPLYVA; translated from the exons ATGCCGAGCCGTTGCGAAATCTGCTGCGAATTACTCATCGCCATCTTGCTTCCTCCGCTTGGGGTTTGCTTCAGACATGGTTGTTGCAGT GTTGAGTTTTGTATATGCTTGTTGTTGACCATTCTCGGTTATGTTCCTGGAATAATCTACGCTCTTTATGCAATTGTGTTCATCGATCGCGATCAGTACTTTGACGATGACCGCCGTCCTCTTTACGTGGCCTGA